AACCTCTGTGATCTCTCAGGCCCTTTGGATACGCTGGGAATCTACAAGACCAACCCAGGAGTGATTGGTTTCTGTGGTGTGCTCTCCTCCCTGGTGGGGATTCTCACATTAGCAAGCCCACATCTGAAGCTGAAACAGTGACATAAAAGGAGCTGCATAGTATGAGGCTGCAGCTTTGATCCTCTGACAGATTTTTATCTTCATATAGCACTTTCGAATGAACATGTCTTAAAATAATCTCAAGATTAATTTTGTCCTCTGAAGAAGTGAATTCTGCCacttttccttccctgtgcctTTGCAGATGAGTTTAGTGCCATGACACACTCACTGATGGggtggagagaggaaaaggccaAGTAATACTTcacaaactgaaagaggacTTGGAATTTGGCTGCTAGataagaaaatattcctttattttaataCAGGGTTGTGAAATAACTGCATAGGCAACTGTAATAGGTACATGATTCATGACTACACTAACCATGTTTACACTATTCACTAATCCAAGGTCCCTGCAGTCAGATTGTCTAGAGTGGGCTAAGGTGGGTTAGGAGCTGCAGTTAGAGCAGGCTGAAGTCGGGGATGAGTATTCTGATGGGTTTGGTTGGTGGGTCCTAtgccctgcaggcactgagcacACTATGGTGGTACCTGTAAATGGTCTCTGTGGTGTGTGTCCtggtggtgctggagctgcagtctAGTGAGTGCCAACTCCTGTCCCAAAAAATCTGcactttctttgtttcctttgatACTGTGAGCCAGGGACTGTTGGCCAGTGACTCTGACTGCTCCAGCAGGCCACAGCTGAGGGCTTTGGTGCAGGACAGCATATTAACTCCCAAACCCCTGTAACTGCAAGcacaattattttccattaatgATACTGTGATAAGgagcttgtttttctctttaaatttacatgaaaaattCCAGTGTAATAAGGAGTTTGGAACATGCAGTTAAGGAGAGAAGCCTGGCTCAGAGCTCGTTGAGTCACAAAAGCTGCAAGGACATGTTTCTAGTTGTGTAAGCTCCAGGAGGGGAGAGAATGGAGTTTGTCATGATAACATCAGAATCCCATgtggaaaaaagctttttactggATTTGGGCATTCATGGTTTAGACTTTCCTATCTGgtgctccctctcctccctgctcatGACCACATGATTGCCTGTGTGTTCCCTCGCTGGCTGAATGTGTTCAGCCAATTGAAAATGCCTCATTTTGTTGCCCTGCAACTGTGTTATCACTGGCACTGCCTCACTGGCAGTGATGGCTGGCAGTGTAACTGGGTTAAAAGAGaaatgctgtgtccagctctctAGCAGGGCATGCGGTTTTTGCTGCTCCTGACTTTGCAGAGTACCAGTCTGACTCCATCTGAGACAAAATTGCACATTATACAGGAGATAAATGTAACATTTTGCTTCATCAGTTAGGCCTGTGtgttctgctgcttcctggTGTGAGAAGTCCTTGTTTAATCTGTCAAGGAGATGTGAACAGACTAACCTGGACCAAAGTTCTCTCTTATTATTTCTGATGCTatctaaaaccagaaaattaaaagGTGTGGGTGTCCTTTATTAAAAGGCAAAGGATGTGGAATTAAGTAAGCAGGTGAGGCAGTGCACCAGTTTACCTGAAGTTGTGGTTGGGCTTGGAATTACTTCCAGTTTGCATATGAAGTGATAGCCTGCCAATGAagtgtttgaaaagaaaagggtTGCTGGCAGGATAATTAAGTGTGTTTGAAGACCAGATGTGGCCTTCAGGAGCTCTTCTTTTCAATATGGAAATGAGTAGCACTAAAAGTAGAAGCATACTGGTAGTTCAGGCCAAAATGGAGCAATGTGTGTGGGATATATATTATAGGCTATATTCTAGGCTTCCTCTCTTttataaaaatggattttttttgtttgtttctttctccattTGTGTTTCATCTCCTGGCAATGTGGAAGCCATCTCTCCCTTAGTCAGAGTTGATCATTACCCCAGTGTGTAGCAACCcctggaagaaaggaagaggagtCTTGATCATCTGACAGTGGAGGTTTGACCAGCTTTTGTCTACAGAATTCCATCTTATTGCTAAAAATGTGCTTTCAGTCCCACTCAGGGGAGCTCTCAGATGCAAAATACTTCACAAAATACTTTCACTGGTTTGCCAattgctttctctttccctcttacACTTTTCAGGGAAAGCCATTGATAGAGCCcaatctccctccctgtgccctgcaggcaAACACTGTGCAAAGCCCTGAGCCAGGCTTTGATGTTTCTCCCATAGGGCCTGGTGTGGATTAGCTTGTGCAGCCTTATTGAGGGAAACGGGGATGAGTTTTCAGCCTGTCTCAGCCCTGCCATTCTCCATGATGTAGGCTGGAACACACAGGAATACCTCTGTTTACTGGATATTAAGCACTAATATTTGCCTTCTGCTCCCCAGCTGGAGGCTGGTGGTTTAAGGTACCTTAAAATAATGTGACtgaagctataggattgtgatCATATGGAGAAAATCCTTTTAGTGCCTTTTTTTGTATCTGTTTCTAATACAGCAGTTGAAGTAAGAACAAGATGTTTGAACATAAGCAATAAACTGTGATGAGTGTGACACTGTGTCTGTGTATCACTTGGAAGGTGGTGTAAAGAGGGAGAATTTCTCCCATCTCTGAATTTTATGAAAGGTGACACTTTTAAAGAGACATTATGAGTGGGTTCTAGAGCTTTCCTTTTGCAGTAGCCAATTGGCAGCTAGATTCATCCAGCTAATTTAGAATCACAATTTCAGCTGCAAAACCATTAAGAGATGTGTGAGTATCAGGTGAAACTGCATCCTTAGAGTGCCCCAAAACAAGGAGGTGTTTTGGGAGTTGCCATCAGCTGCCTTTGAGTACCAGCTGTGAGGGCTGGAGCCTTGTGGCCAGTGTAGGCACAGCTTTGGTGAAAGAGGCAAGGGCACCTGCATTTCAGTATCTTATAAACAGCTTTTCATTTGGATGGTCATGGTTTAATGACAAATGCCAGGTCAGGGAGGGAACAAAGGCTGACATCTCTGGCAGAGGTGGCAAGGGATGGAGCCAGGGTTAAACTGAGCTCACTGTTAGCTCCTACCCCCTGCAGTGAGAGCCTTGCAAACTTGGAAGCTCCCAAATGTCAGCTCCTGAACAATGTATAAAGCATGGCATTCAGGAGTGCTTTAGCAAGAGTTTCCTTTTGGATTAGTGGCCTCAGACACATTTTGTAATGGAAACAGTAGGAGAGTGGTCATCATCTCTTCTGCTTACAGACAGGGCCTTCCTAACATTAACACTGTGCTGGGCCTGACATTTCAAGGAATATGTGAGCCAGTGGGGATTCCCAGGTGAGCATTAAGAGCAGGCAAAGGTTAAAAACCAACATCTCCAAGGAGATACCAAATAAACCAGTTCTGTAGAGGAAGTGTCACTAGGGGAGGGTGTGAGTAGTCTTCCAAATGTCTAAAAGCTTTTCTGCCAAGAGCAAGGCAATGAATCAGTCTCCAGATCCAGGAGATAATACTTTTATATTGCCACAAAGAATTAATCACACCTTTTTTTGAactgaaagtaaaataaaaaatctaaaTAGCTTGCCTAGGAGGGCGTCCTTAAAAAGAAACTGGGCAGATATATATCAGCAGTGGTTATGGGGTTGCTGATCCTGCATGGAAATGAATCAGATacttctccagccccttcccagacCAAAGGATAAAGGTGCCTTGCAGGGTTTTGGGGATCGGGCTCATCCCCTCACCGTGGTGTATTACTGAGTGTGGAGCagactgcagggacaggggtgtgAAACTGCTTCCCTGCACCCTGTGGGTCTGTGAGCTCTCAACAttgcctgcaggagcacagggagtgtTTCTGGTGCTGGAGTGGTGGGGCAGGGAGGCCATGGTGCCtttgccctgcagagccagggctggcacagcctttGGCCcagaggaaggggaggggatGAGCACAGGCATCAGTAGGGCAAGGGCTGTGTTGGCTCGTGACTCCAGCCAAGGCAGGGAGGAGgttgctgtgccctctgcactttcagccatgccagcagggctggaaaaagTCTGAGTGCCAAGAGAGCAAACTTTGAAGCAGGCTGGTGCCCTTTGTCCCTCTGTCTGAAGGGCAGTGGCTgaccccagcaccagctggaGGCAGCCCAGCATATTCATGTGCCTCTGTACCCAGCCAGCaaggcaggcacagccctgggctgggagcaaaTTCTGGGCTCTTTGGGAAGCAAAGGGggctttttctttctatctGTGGCTTTCCCATGCCCCAGGGAAGCCTCCCAGCCccatgcaggagctgtgcagccacAAGCAGGGAGCCATGGAGCCATGTTGGGTGCTCACTTCCATGTGCTGAATGGGagtgctgggcagctgtgggCATTGTGAGCCACATGCCAAGGGacacacagcagccctggaccTCTCATCTGCACTGATCTCCCTGATTATTGCCTTGTCCTCAGGCATTTGTCCTCTTTCCACCACACTGTCTTCATCTCATCACTGTGGCACATCTGTAGTCAATAACCAAAACTTGGCATGGTCCCATACAGGTGGTGTGGTCTTCTTTTCAATCAGTACCACAAATGGATTTGTTAACAGTGGTGTGAGTCCTCAGTGTGCCTCCTGTGCACTGAGGCCATGGAAGAGCAGCATTTTAgtgagggcactgctggctggtCAAGGAGGGCAGTTGTTCCTCTACAAAGCATTTGTGAATCCACATTTGGGAAACCATGTCTTGTTTTGGTCCCACCATCACAGGAGACATCTTGAATAGTCTTTCATGAGAGGGCAAGGCATTCAGGGGCATGGAACACAGGCTGCACCAGCACTGAATGGGGCACAAACTCTGCTCAGAGGTGCACAAAGCAGTGATAGGAGATGTCAGGTACAACAAAGAAAATTCCagctggacattaggaaaaaatagtttaaCCATTAGTATGGTTAGCACAGGAACTGGGCCCCAGAGAGAGGGAATCCTCTCactgaaagtttttaaaactggACAAGACCAAGAGCAGCCTGATATGACTTTGAGGGTAGCCCTGCTTTGAGCAAGAGTTGAATGAAGTGATCTTCAGAGATCACTTCCAAACTGATCTTTTTTCCATCTAGCCCAAATGCCTAAAGCTTTCCTAATGCAGTGTCTGCTCTGACCCACAGCTAGAGCCTCCTCACCAAAAGCCTCATGAATCATCTTAGAAATTGCAGACCTGCCCAAACCAGATTGCTTCAAACAGAATATGTCCCCCACATCTGCCTTCTGCTCCTTGTGCTCAGTAAACTCTCCTGGGGAGAAACCACTTTCTTGATCTCTGTTAGGTTTCCCAGCAGGATCATACCCTGGTCCATCAGGAGGCATAGCAGGGCTTACAGAAACACAGGAAGGTTTTAATCTCTTAGGAAACCCTGACTCTTCACCTTCTCCCTGTCTGCTCATGATCTGTTGCTTTCGAGGTGGTGAGGTCCCAGGGCATCTCCTCCTCTTCTGTGGAAGGAGTGGTGTTAAACCCTGGAAcgttccagctgtgctgcagctcctgcactctgcagggaaggcagcaaAGGGGATTTTCTGCCGTCATCTGTTCCCAGTTACGGTGGTTTCAGGGAGCTCCTTGGCCCGTTTCCACCACAATCCCTCAGCTCCCGAGCCCACGCAACAGGGAGGTGGGGCCTGGTGGTGGTGGTAGTGGCCAGAGCACAGTGCCTCACCCTCACAGGACCAGGCTGAGGGGACAGTGCAGACACcactctctgctcctgctctgctggggacaggctggcccTCGGTGAGTAGTCTGTGCCCACTGGGTGCTCCAGGACAGCTTCAGTGGTTCCAGGGAGTGAGAGCAGGGATCACCCATTCTCTCTAGATTTCCAGAATTTCATCTGCTGCTAAGAAaaaggggtctgtgctggggctggagctgtgttttcaCAAGGATGAGTGCTGGCATTTTGAGCAGCAGATATGTGCAAGGGGGATGCTGACCTCAGCTGGACATCTCACCATATCCCTACCCACTGCTTTTCTatctgctcctgtcctgcctTCCTATCCCTTCTCAGCCAGAGTCTACTCTCATGCACATCTGTTAGCATCCTAGCTGCTCTGAgtttgcttttccagcatacTTTATCCTGCTCTTACCATAACTTCTCTAAACTACATGCCTTTCAACTAATTTTTTTGGATCTTTGGGTGTTAAGGCACacgagcagggcagggctgcatgGAGGCTTTGGTTTTACATTTAACTGGTAAAAAGTCAAATGTTGGGTAATGCCACATCCATTGCACCCACGGGAGGTGTGTGtcagcccagctgctgtgcttggGGGTGCAGGAGTGAGGGGGGAGcccaagcccagccctgctttcAGGCAGAGTCTGCGGTTCCCAACTTTGCTTTGCAGGTGGGTGTGCCACAATGACGGTGAAGAAGACTCAGGCTCTGCAGGATGGAAATGCCAAGGTGggtgcagggaaagggaaagagaaaaaggcagagatGTGCCAAGGGGGCCAGGTAGTGTGTGCTGACTGTGCTGGATGAATACCAGCCTCACCTCATGCTGTCTCACATGTCCCATGTTCTCTTCATATGGATCTTTACCTGCAGTAGTATGGAGCATCATCAAAGGCAAAGGGCAAACTTTTTTTGCTTGCGTGAAATTAAATAGTTCAGATTCAAAAAAGTTAATCTTGAGTTGATGTAAGCACTAAGTGATAGCTACCAACTGTGCCTGTCCTTCATCTGTGCCCCATTTAGTCCTCAGATCTCCAGCATGGAGGTTTCCACAGGGTGGAAAGCCAGAGGGAGCATCTAAACAGCTGGGCTTGGGATCTTGGAGGAGTGAGGACCAACCCCCTCAGATACTGCCTGCAatgtccctgctccctcagtGGCAACAGCCAGCCTGTTTGTCCTTACTCAGCATACTTGGGACATCCTCAGTGGGGCTAGAGAAATAccctccttctcttcccatgCAAGCCAAAGTGTGAGTCCTCAGTGTGCCTCCTGTGCATTGGGGCCATGGAAGAGCAGCATTCTAgtgagggcactgctggctggtCAAGGAGGGCATTTGTTCCTCTACAAAGCATTGATCCTCTACAAAGCATTGATCCTCTACAAAGCAGTGATCTCTGCTCACTCCACCCACCGAGAGCCAGCGCTGTGCGGGGAACGGGGCGCTCCTCAGGGAATTGCTGTTGGCTCACCCGTGTCCACCCACCATGCACAGGAGAACGTTCTGCAgagggtgctgcagctgcccgTGGTGAGCTCGACGTGCCAGACGCTGCAGCGCAAGTACAGCAGCACCAAGGAGTCGCACCCGCTGATGGCCTCGGTGTGCGAGGTGTACGAGCGGGGCGTGCAGGGCGCCGGCGCCCTGGCCATGTGGGGCATGGAGCCCGTGGTGCGCCGCCTGGAGCCCCAGTGTGAGTCCGTCTGCTGGGGGGGACGTGGCAGGGGGGCCCAGCAGGGCTTCCCCTGGTGGGACAGCGCTGGCACAAGCAcgggcctggcacagcccaggggattTTCTCACCATTCTTTTGCCCATGGCAGTCGCTGTGGCCAACAACCTGGCTTGCCGGGGCTTGGACCACCTAGAGGAGAagatccctgctctgcagtACCCTGTTGACAAGGTAAGTCACAGGCAGGACAGTCACTCTTGCACTGAGAATGACACAGGAACAAGCAGGAGGCAGTACAGGAGGCAGTATTGTAGAAAGAGCAAAGAAGACTTTATTCAAGAGAACCACACAGTTTTTATAGAGTGATACCATACATTCTATTTGATTGGCTAACTAACAAAAACACTTTCCTCATACACCGTCcttgagaagaacagaaagatgaagtagaaaaacaCCACCTGTAGATTGTTTATACTTAAAAAGTTATCACATCCTTACAACTCCCTAAAAGTTCTCATAAGCCACCATGAGAAACActtgctgtttctctctctctctgtcccatggcaTCCACACAGGACAATCTgggaccccccagcccctctgaaaAGCCCACAGTACATCTCCTCTAGTCTTTCTTCTGGATGGTgacaggctgctggctgggaaacAAGGCAGCATCTCCAAGTGAGGGCTCCTCCAAGGGCCTCTGCAGCCTAAACGATGGTTGGGGCTCCCAAATACAAGTCAGGAATGTCCTGTGTACCATCCCTGCCAAGTACCTCCAGCCCAGGTTGGAGATGCCCCTCTTGCTGGCATGGACATGGCTGGGGTCCCTGCagtccctctggctgccctatGCCACCCCAAGCACACCAGAGGGGCTGTTCTCCATCTCTCTGCCCATAGCTCGCATCTGAACTGAAGGACACCATCTCCTGCCCCCTCCAAAGTGCCAAAAGCACCATTGGCAGCTCCATGGATAAGATCATCGAGCTGGCGGCAGAGGGCTATGAGGCCACCAAGAGCACAGTGGAAACGACAGCCAAGTACACAAGGAAGAACTCAGTGACCCAGATGGCAGCTGCAGGGGTcgacacagccctgggagggctggagaaGCTGATGGAATACCTGCTGccagaggaggatgaagaagcAGGTAGTCCTGATGCCCAAATCTCCTCTGAGGGAGGCTGGTGACAACTGGCTGGGTGGCTCCTCAGGTTGTGGGGTGCATGGGGCAGGAGGCGGCCCCTGGATTTTGGCAGAAGGCTGCCTAGGAGGGTTGTCCCACCAGAATGTAACCTTCCCACCATTCTTCCGCCTGTACTCTTCTACCTTTAGATAAGAAGCCCAAAAAGAAACGTCTGTCAACACCAAaggtgtcccagcagcagcccagcactaCCACCACCActcccagcgctcccagtgctaccagggctcccagtgctcccagtgctcccagggctcccagtgcatgcagcacacccagcactcccagcacttccagcactcccagtgctcccagtgctcccagtgctcccagcaccctGGGCCGGATTGGTGCTTTGGTCAGCACCGTGTCCCACCGCGCTTACCAGCAAACCACCCAAAGCCTCCAGCGTGCCAAAACCaaagggcaggagctggcctCCTGGATCCCCATCCTGGTGAGTGCCAGGACCCACCTGCTGGGTTCCTGCTCCCCCATATCCTCTTTTGAGCTGATTTTGCTTTCAGACAGGATGTTTCAGGCTCCTTGGAGCAAATCTGAGCAGAGTTCGCTTcccctgctcagcaggacaaGCTGGGGCTGGCGGTTCCTGCGTGATGTTCACACATAACCATGTACCACATTAGTGGGACAAGTTATTTTTAGCAGGTTCCCAGCATGTAATTGTTGATTTATGGCCTTGCCATAACATCCTTCCTAAAGCAAAAAGCCCTTGCAGAGAcccagagaaggaggagaaggagggagaaggaggtgTGTTTCCTACCAGGTGGTTCAGTGGGAACAACTTCCCTGGCCTGTGCCAAAATCCCAGAGCTCCCATCTGCCCTCAGGATTTCTCCCCAGATGCACAAATGAACTCCCTGTGCACCCCTGTGTACTTCAGGCTAAAAGGACGGAGTGGGACCAGCCAGCTCCCTCTGAGTGGTGCCTTTTTGCTCCCCTGGCAGGGAAGCCTGGCCAAGCCgagtgcccctgcagccccccaggcccGCAGTGACGGGCAGGGCAGCACGGGCTGGCAGACCCGGCGCCATAGCAAGGCACCCGagcagaagcaggagaaggCAGGCAAGAAAGACACCAACCACACCAAGGTAtggagaaaagcagagcagtgagCTGGCAATCTCCAAAGCATCGTCCTACCCATGGACCATGGAGGCTGTTCCCCCATACCTTTGGGGACAGACCCCTATCCCTGCTCAATCCTGAAATGCAGCTTGGAGGATGCAAGAGAGGGGTGGCAGTGGGGCAGTCCCAGGAgaccccttccctttccccaaaGCTGTGAACTGTGGGCTGCCTCTGTGCCAGGCAAAATCACCCTGGCTTGTATGTTCAAAACTCCTTTGGAGCTGTGGGATGCCAGCACTGAACTCCCTACTGAACCTCTGAACACCCCTGAAAAATTCCCTGCCGTGGTCCCAGCAGGGAGGGGCGGTCTGAGCCGGTGGGGCTGGGAACAGGCTCCTGCATCGGCTCCACTGGGAGCTGGGGACGGGAAGCAGCAGGTTGGGGTCAGTGCCCTTTGCCTCTGCCTGCAGCGGAAGCACAGCCTCGAGCAGAGGGTCCCCCGGGACCCCGAGTggggggagctggcagggacagggagagacCCTGCTGCAAAGAGCTGCGGTGGCTtttgcagagcagccagctgaAATCTCTCAGGCTCAGAGCTGCAAAGGGGATGGGGAAACCAGGGCcacccctgtcctgtcctgcctggagGTGGGGCAGgtccaggagctgagctggtttCTCTGGGCAGGCGGGACAGGAGCCCGGGCTCGTGGGCAGCGTGGCTCACAACCTGCAAAGCGCCTGCGCCTCGGGCATCTCCAGCGTGAAGAAGGTGCCAGCCGTGGCCTGGGATGCAGCAGAGGGCTTGATCCTCTTCACCCCCCGCAGGCTGTCCAGGGCCATGGAGACTGTGGATGCTCTCGGGGGGAACCTCGTCAGTGCCCCTAAGCATCTGCTGGGCACCCTGTACAGCTATGTGCCGGTGAGTTTGCCCCCAGCCAGGCCCTGTCCATCTCCAGCAGAGCCCATTCTGCTCAATCTCCTGCCATGAgcaccccacagctgcaggcaaTGTCAGACTGGGGAGATGCCATGAAgacacctcagtgccaccctgcTCTTGAGCACCCCCATAGCCATGACAGTGAGTCCCCCAACAGAACAAATGGGTCACACAGTGGTGACACCTTCACACAGTTCATGCCCAAGCCAAGGTGTGACCACATTCCCAGGAAGGGGAAAGTTCAGGCTGAGACCCTGTTCTCTCTCTTTTACCTCAGCCTCTTGTTCCCCTGGGAGCATTTCTCCACCACAGCTGCTCAAGGACTGCAAGCCACCCACTCCTCTCCACTCTGGGGGAAAACTGGCTTCTCCTGAGGTTCTCCCAGtttaagggggggggggggctgtgTAGCACaggtggagcagggctggcaggtggCTCCACCTGGCTGGATGCTCACCCCATCTCTCAGCTCCGCAGGCAGTCggtgaaggaagaagaagcatccAGGGCCAGCAAGACCAACAcggagaagaaagagaagaaggagaaggaggaggaggaggagaccaAGTCTGCTGCCCCCTCCACCGAGGAGAAATCCCAGCTGAGGAGTGACTGGCGGCTGTACCGTGGCCATCACCCCCTGTCCTTCCTGGGGCTCGAGGACCCCCTGTTCCTGCGGCACGGTTACTAccgcagccctgccctggaggCCGAGTACCCATTCCCGCGGAAATCCGCCTTCTCCCCCTACAACAGGAGGGTGAGCGAGGGCTCCTACCGCTTCAGCCCCGAGTCCATGTACAGCCGGGCCTACTATGGCAGCCTCTACAGCCCTGTCTACAAGAAGGACTGAGCTAGCAGGCGGGACAagcatcccagcccctctccaatCCCCTCAGCACGCTTTGCCTGGGCCCCTGCCAGCTTCCCACACACACCCCTGTTCCAGGACAGGAGCTTCAAGTGGTAGACAGGCCATGGGATAGTTTATTCTGGAGTGCATCAAGGCCAGGATGGGGGAATAAAGGCAAACAAAAGCCCTGCTGCCAGAAGGAGAAGGTAGGGGAAGGTGGGACTAGGAAGGTGAAGGAGATGTGGAAAGAGCGGTGAGACCAGAAGAAGGGAtcacccagggctggcactaGGCTACCTTGGACCCTGCTCAGCAGACAGGGTGAGCTTAGATGGGCTACACattgagagagaaagaggggagGATGGCAAAGCTGTCAAATATCACCATAGCAAGCCTGCTTCCCCAtccttcctccctccatcccccttTGCAGGGCACATCCCTATGCACAGATTGCTCCTCCATG
The sequence above is a segment of the Molothrus aeneus isolate 106 chromosome 13, BPBGC_Maene_1.0, whole genome shotgun sequence genome. Coding sequences within it:
- the PLIN1 gene encoding perilipin-1; amino-acid sequence: MTVKKTQALQDGNAKENVLQRVLQLPVVSSTCQTLQRKYSSTKESHPLMASVCEVYERGVQGAGALAMWGMEPVVRRLEPQFAVANNLACRGLDHLEEKIPALQYPVDKLASELKDTISCPLQSAKSTIGSSMDKIIELAAEGYEATKSTVETTAKYTRKNSVTQMAAAGVDTALGGLEKLMEYLLPEEDEEADKKPKKKRLSTPKVSQQQPSTTTTTPSAPSATRAPSAPSAPRAPSACSTPSTPSTSSTPSAPSAPSAPSTLGRIGALVSTVSHRAYQQTTQSLQRAKTKGQELASWIPILGSLAKPSAPAAPQARSDGQGSTGWQTRRHSKAPEQKQEKAGKKDTNHTKAGQEPGLVGSVAHNLQSACASGISSVKKVPAVAWDAAEGLILFTPRRLSRAMETVDALGGNLVSAPKHLLGTLYSYVPLRRQSVKEEEASRASKTNTEKKEKKEKEEEEETKSAAPSTEEKSQLRSDWRLYRGHHPLSFLGLEDPLFLRHGYYRSPALEAEYPFPRKSAFSPYNRRVSEGSYRFSPESMYSRAYYGSLYSPVYKKD